The following proteins are co-located in the Gigantopelta aegis isolate Gae_Host chromosome 5, Gae_host_genome, whole genome shotgun sequence genome:
- the LOC121373024 gene encoding sushi, von Willebrand factor type A, EGF and pentraxin domain-containing protein 1-like: MMEIYHTLTWIFGALLLVAKVSPERSHQLIGSEFVTETVHNYLQCQSLCDRRSLCKSVKYNTRTRECTPNYRDVKSSNMPLAPVESWVIFEDKSAKQVGRVCRSKPCAGNQVCVQLGSKGNCLTEDIDCGEPPVVPNVIRSKNGTKFNSVAKYSCDVGYVMSYGTMTSSTCESTGKWTSVNMTCTDIDCGEPPVVPNVTKSKNGTKFNSVAKYSCDFGYVMRISQEISQIIVPAIVPTKDFNG, translated from the exons ATGATGGAAATCTACCACACACTGACATGGATTTTTGGAGCACTTCTACTAGTCGCTAAAGTTTCCCCAGAACGATCCCATCAACTTATAGGATCTGAGTTTGTCACGGAGACTGTGCATAATTATCTTCAGTGTCAGAGTTTGTGTGATCGCCGGTCTCTGTGTAAATCGGTCAAGTACAATACCAGGACAAGAGAGTGTACGCCAAATTACCGTGACGTCAAATCCTCCAATATGCCTTTGGCTCCTGTTGAATCCTGGgtaatatttgaagacaaatctgCAAAGCAGGTG ggTAGAGTTTGTCGCAGCAAACCGTGTGCGGGGAACCAGGTGTGTGTGCAGCTTGGATCGAAAGGAAATTGTCTTACAGAAG ATATTGATTGTGGGGAGCCTCCCGTTGTTCCAAATGTCATCAGATCTAAGAATGGGACAAAGTTTAATTCAGTAGCCAAATACAGTTGTGACGTAGGTTACGTTATGTCTTACGGAACCATGACGTCATCCACGTGTGAATCGACTGGAAAATGGACGTCAGTGAACATGACATGTACTG aTATTGATTGTGGGGAGCCTCCAGTTGTTCCAAATGTCACCAAGTCTAAGAATGGGACAAAGTTTAATTCAGTAGCCAAATACAGTTGTGACTTTGGTTACGTCAT gagaatatcgcaggagatatcgcaaattatagtgccagcgatagtTCCTACAAAGGACTTTAATGGGTGA